One stretch of Paenibacillus sp. FSL R5-0341 DNA includes these proteins:
- a CDS encoding TlpA disulfide reductase family protein, with the protein MKRNKYILLGVILLVSITMARNTEVGISTVFKQDEPVPTETGPRAGLLAPAFSLTAMDGKTYSAGGAKDKATFVSFWASWCEPCKQEAPELNRMAAKYKDKLDLYGVNVTSYDKLKDAKAFVDEYQLTFPVPLDEKGTVYAQYNGVAFPTNVLIDSRGVIQEIILGILPEKELERKIKELVAN; encoded by the coding sequence ATGAAACGAAACAAATACATACTCCTCGGTGTTATATTGCTTGTTAGCATTACCATGGCACGGAATACAGAGGTTGGAATTTCCACTGTATTTAAGCAGGATGAACCTGTACCTACAGAGACGGGACCACGTGCGGGTCTTCTGGCACCTGCTTTTTCTCTGACAGCAATGGATGGGAAAACGTACAGTGCAGGTGGCGCCAAAGATAAGGCCACGTTCGTCAGCTTCTGGGCATCCTGGTGTGAGCCATGTAAGCAGGAAGCTCCGGAACTGAATAGAATGGCTGCGAAATACAAGGATAAGCTTGATCTGTATGGCGTTAATGTAACATCTTACGATAAACTGAAGGATGCCAAAGCTTTTGTGGATGAGTACCAACTGACGTTCCCTGTTCCCTTGGACGAAAAGGGGACTGTGTATGCTCAATACAACGGAGTGGCTTTTCCAACGAATGTTCTAATTGACTCCAGAGGGGTTATTCAGGAGATAATCTTGGGTATTTTGCCTGAAAAAGAGTTGGAACGTAAGATTAAAGAGCTTGTCGCAAACTAA